In the Malania oleifera isolate guangnan ecotype guangnan chromosome 1, ASM2987363v1, whole genome shotgun sequence genome, one interval contains:
- the LOC131144456 gene encoding bZIP transcription factor 11-like, with protein MLSTFPAISPANAMLGNPFPALDGCFTLRDDQGISPVVQSQKPVLLSSGSDEPNRNENPNPNAVRSNSCSGLSSRTNQDDSTIDERKRRRMISNRESARRSRMRKQKHLENLRSQVNRLRLENRDFMNRLRFVSHHCEAAERDNDRLRSEYIILQQRLSEIRHRWVLIRRLQQLSSAWPCNNPTMPSSFNEQILSLTCFNAQDPSLIITQ; from the coding sequence ATGTTGTCCACTTTCCCGGCCATCTCGCCGGCCAATGCCATGCTCGGAAACCCTTTTCCGGCTCTCGACGGCTGTTTCACTCTGCGGGACGACCAGGGAATTTCCCCGGTCGTTCAGTCCCAGAAACCCGTTCTTTTGAGTTCCGGTTCGGATGAACCGAACCGGAACGAGAACCCGAACCCAAACGCTGTCCGTTCGAATTCCTGTTCGGGATTGTCGAGCCGGACGAACCAGGATGATTCGACGATTGACGAACGTAAGAGGCGGCGGATGATATCGAACCGGGAATCGGCGAGGCGGTCCCGGATGCGGAAACAGAAGCATCTAGAAAACCTGAGGAGCCAGGTGAACCGGCTGAGACTGGAGAACCGGGATTTCATGAACCGGTTGAGATTCGTGAGTCATCACTGCGAAGCGGCGGAGAGAGACAACGACCGGCTCCGGTCGGAGTACATAATTCTGCAGCAGAGGCTGTCGGAAATACGGCACCGTTGGGTATTGATCAGGCGGCTTCAACAATTGTCGTCTGCATGGCCATGCAATAACCCAACGATGCCGTCGAGCTTCAATGAACAAATCTTGTCATTAACGTGTTTCAACGCACAAGACCCATCATTAATTATTactcaataa